In the genome of Bradysia coprophila strain Holo2 unplaced genomic scaffold, BU_Bcop_v1 contig_232, whole genome shotgun sequence, one region contains:
- the LOC119076803 gene encoding trypsin-1-like, which translates to MKSFIAGLFLMVIAETITTTLAVAGGTTAAAGQFPYQVSLRNTDFGHICGGVIVSRNLVITAGACTDPISPIIDTVVAGSLKRTEDVLWQQTSGVNRTVVHPEYDGSTMDNDLSLLFLSEPFEFNDNVSSIALPSVGVETYPKSVILSGWGNVQYGEPMFEDLQYVELDTYSDANCEAIVGQYVRPEILCVGGDEGGRGGCQGDAGSPLVTHGENIYVSAVSSHFPCSGDCCSIPGPNGQCTELSYYVEWILKQSELYGGGLDSGASGLVLTSGFYLVLTLSLVYVRVVLVL; encoded by the exons atgaaatcatttatCGCTGGATTATTTCTGATGGTAATTGCTGAAACAATTACTACGACATTGGCTGTAGCTGGAGGAACTACTGCAGCAGCCGGACAATTTCCTTATCAAGTGAGCCTTCGTAATACAGATTTTGGTCATATTTGCGGCGGCGTAATAGTTAGCCGAAATCTCGTAATCACTGCTGGTGCATGTACAGATCCAATAAGTCCTATAATTGATACGGTAGTCGCTGGTTCCTTGAAGCGAACGGAAGATGTTCTATGGCAACAAACAAGCGGCGTTAATCGTACAGTCGTTCATCCAGAATATGATGGCAGCACAATGGACAACGATCTGTCTTTGCTATTCTTAAGCGAACCGTTCGAGTTCAATGATAACGTTTCATCCATTGCATTACCATCAGTCGGTGTTGAAACTTATCCCAAATCGGTCATTCTATCCGGATGGGGAAACGTACAATACGGTGAGCCAATGTTTGAAGATCTGCAGTATGTGGAACTCGATACGTACAGCGATGCAAATTGTGAAGCAATTGTGGGACAGTACGTGAGACCAGAGATATTGTGCGTAGGCGGAGACGAGGGTGGTCGAGGCGGATGTCAAGGGGATGCAGGTTCTCCGTTAGTTACACATGGGGAGAACATTTACGTGTCAGCAGTTAGTTCACATTTTCCTTGCTCAGGCGATT GTTGCTCAATTCCAGGCCCGAATGGACAATGTACCGAACTGAGTTACTACGTCGAGTGGATTTTGAAACAGAGTGAATTATATGGAGGTGGTTTGGATTCTGGCGCGAGTGGATTAGTCCTGACTAGTGGGTTTTATTTAGTGTTAACTTTATCGTTAGTTTATGTTCGAGTAGTTTTAGTTTTGTAA